One Elephas maximus indicus isolate mEleMax1 chromosome X, mEleMax1 primary haplotype, whole genome shotgun sequence DNA segment encodes these proteins:
- the LOC126069132 gene encoding dynein light chain 1, cytoplasmic-like → MSGRRVVIRNIDMSEEMQQDAVACASQALDRYSIEKDIATYIKMEFDEKYGPFWHCVVGRNFGSYVTHESNHFIYFYLNQLAILLFKSG, encoded by the coding sequence ATGTCAGGTCGTAGGGTTGTGATCAGAAACATTGACATGTCGGAAGAGATGCAGCAAGACGCGGTGGCCTGTGCTTCACAGGCACTAGACAGATACAGCATAGAAAAAGATATTGCCACTTACATCAAGATGGAGTTCGACGAGAAATATGGCCCTTTCTGGCACTGCGTCGTGGGCAGAAACTTCGGTAGTTATGTCACACACGAAAGCAACCATTTCATCTACTTCTATCTGAACCAACTTGCCATTCTCCTTTTTAAATCCGGCTAA